A single Borreliella afzelii DNA region contains:
- a CDS encoding P52 family lipoprotein — protein MKNGTREIPPLSDYNEEYFNKFFLSLSSDRSKELIKLFSRVKNERNDRFKHAVYWLYLCIRDLYSSDIKYFSCGKNVYTNDFVRLGPTIASFTIKW, from the coding sequence TTGAAAAATGGTACTCGAGAAATCCCCCCATTGTCTGACTATAATGAGGAGTATTTTAATAAATTCTTTTTAAGTTTAAGTTCTGATCGATCTAAAGAATTGATTAAGTTGTTTAGTAGGGTAAAAAATGAGCGGAATGATAGATTTAAACATGCAGTTTATTGGCTTTATTTATGTATAAGGGATTTGTATTCTTCAGATATTAAGTATTTTAGCTGTGGTAAAAACGTATATACGAATGATTTTGTGCGGCTAGGTCCCACTATTGCTTCCTTCACCATAAAATGGTGA